From Rhodopseudomonas palustris, a single genomic window includes:
- a CDS encoding putative bifunctional diguanylate cyclase/phosphodiesterase: MRGALLVSATVTQLSENSTSQLAADLTVLQRKWHAAIQPGQSLPSYEEVMLGSLGRLADHLVLLEIDGETPEVSRTGRYAQQWLGDERWDIPLDALSPDCGTALAQAASGALQNKGPHLGTAHCVRDGIVQRYTLLALPTASRWGGTLVGVYVNEERHRYNLLDAIFSSTDDGIVALTAIRGPDRRPFDFQIVHVNQGASQLLRHSVAELHWSRLSVGHHLLCTPDVAGRLIELVDSDASITFAVDSGDRNLSLSATAFGDVISVTISDVTSLKKREESFRLLFDGNPMPMWVFDAQTFEFLSVNDAAVAHYGYPRDQFLRMSLREIWPREEWIAHGQTLLEMRDSYQSEGNWRHIKADGSEIHVLTFGRRVVFDGRDGFLVAVVDVTERRKAEAKIAHMAHHDGLTNLPNRALYQQRLEQALAQARGSGTMVAVMCVDLDLFKNVNDSFGHPMGDRLLQCVAERLRQQIGDGDLVARLGGDEFAIVLTSLATPNEASNLAARLIEILSAPYDMDGLEVVIGASIGIALAPSDGDECEALSRNADMALYRAKAAGGGCHHFFEKEMDRQAQIRRDMELDLRQAFARGEFELHYQPLIDLAEDRIGGFETLLRWRHPERGMISPSDFIPVAEDIGLIVGLGEWVLRQACLEAASWPSDVKVAVNLSPVQFRSRNLVQVVISALAQSSLVPHRLELEITESLFLADSDANLATLHQLRSLGVRISMDDFGTGYSSLSYLRSFPFDKIKIDRSFVKDLTERPDCLAIVRAIAGLGRSLDITTLAEGVESVEQLDALRAEGCHEVQGFLFSPARPASEICGLLTRFGRQASQAA; encoded by the coding sequence ATGCGCGGGGCGCTTCTCGTGTCGGCTACCGTCACTCAACTTTCCGAAAATTCGACCAGTCAGCTTGCTGCAGACTTAACCGTGCTGCAGCGCAAGTGGCACGCGGCGATTCAGCCCGGACAGTCGCTGCCGAGCTACGAAGAGGTAATGCTGGGGAGTTTGGGGCGGCTGGCTGATCATCTGGTGCTGCTGGAGATCGACGGCGAGACGCCGGAGGTGTCGCGCACCGGCCGCTACGCCCAGCAATGGCTCGGCGACGAGCGCTGGGATATTCCGCTGGATGCGCTGTCGCCGGATTGCGGCACCGCGCTGGCGCAGGCCGCCTCGGGCGCGCTGCAGAACAAAGGGCCGCATCTCGGTACCGCGCATTGCGTCCGCGACGGCATCGTGCAGCGCTACACCCTGCTGGCGCTGCCGACCGCCTCGCGCTGGGGCGGTACCCTGGTCGGCGTCTACGTCAATGAAGAGCGCCATCGCTACAACCTGCTCGACGCGATCTTCTCCTCGACCGACGACGGCATTGTCGCCCTGACGGCGATCCGCGGCCCCGACCGCCGGCCGTTCGACTTTCAGATCGTCCATGTCAACCAGGGCGCCTCGCAATTGCTGCGGCATTCGGTGGCCGAGCTGCACTGGAGCCGGCTGTCGGTCGGACATCATCTGCTGTGCACACCAGACGTCGCCGGGCGGCTGATCGAGCTGGTCGATTCCGATGCGAGCATCACCTTCGCGGTCGACAGCGGCGACCGCAATCTCAGCCTCAGCGCCACCGCGTTCGGCGACGTGATCTCGGTGACGATCTCCGACGTCACCTCGCTGAAAAAGCGCGAGGAGTCGTTCCGGCTGCTGTTCGACGGCAACCCGATGCCGATGTGGGTGTTCGACGCCCAGACCTTCGAATTCCTCAGCGTCAACGACGCCGCGGTGGCGCATTACGGCTATCCGCGCGACCAGTTCCTGCGGATGTCGCTGCGCGAGATCTGGCCGCGCGAGGAGTGGATCGCGCACGGCCAGACCCTGCTGGAGATGCGCGACAGCTATCAGTCCGAGGGCAATTGGCGTCACATCAAGGCCGACGGCTCCGAGATTCACGTGCTGACCTTCGGCCGCCGCGTGGTGTTCGACGGCCGCGACGGCTTCCTGGTGGCGGTGGTCGACGTCACCGAGCGCCGCAAGGCGGAGGCCAAGATCGCCCACATGGCGCATCACGACGGGCTTACCAATCTGCCGAACCGCGCGCTGTATCAGCAGCGGCTGGAGCAGGCGCTGGCGCAGGCCCGCGGCAGCGGCACGATGGTCGCGGTGATGTGCGTCGACCTCGATCTGTTCAAGAACGTCAACGACTCGTTCGGCCATCCGATGGGCGACCGCCTGCTGCAATGCGTCGCCGAACGGCTGCGGCAGCAGATCGGGGACGGCGATCTGGTGGCGCGGCTCGGCGGCGACGAATTCGCCATCGTGCTGACCTCGCTGGCGACGCCGAACGAAGCCAGCAATCTGGCGGCGCGGCTGATCGAGATCCTGAGCGCGCCCTACGACATGGACGGGCTCGAAGTGGTGATCGGCGCCTCGATCGGCATCGCCCTGGCGCCGTCCGACGGCGACGAGTGCGAGGCGCTGTCGCGCAACGCCGACATGGCGCTGTACCGCGCCAAGGCGGCCGGCGGCGGCTGCCACCATTTCTTCGAGAAGGAGATGGACCGCCAGGCCCAGATCCGCCGCGACATGGAGCTCGATCTGCGGCAGGCGTTCGCGCGCGGCGAGTTCGAACTGCACTATCAGCCGCTGATCGATCTGGCAGAGGACCGGATCGGCGGCTTCGAGACGCTGCTGCGTTGGCGTCATCCCGAGCGTGGCATGATCTCGCCGTCCGACTTCATTCCGGTGGCCGAGGACATTGGCCTGATCGTCGGTCTCGGCGAATGGGTGCTGCGGCAGGCGTGTCTGGAAGCCGCATCCTGGCCGTCGGACGTCAAGGTCGCGGTCAATCTGTCGCCGGTGCAATTCCGCAGCCGCAATCTGGTGCAGGTGGTGATCTCGGCGTTGGCGCAGTCGAGCCTGGTGCCGCACCGGCTCGAACTGGAAATCACCGAGTCGCTGTTTCTGGCCGACAGCGATGCCAATCTGGCGACGCTGCATCAGCTCCGCAGCCTCGGGGTGCGGATCTCGATGGACGATTTCGGCACCGGCTACTCCTCGCTCAGTTACTTACGCAGCTTCCCGTTCGACAAGATCAAGATCGACCGTTCGTTCGTGAAGGATCTCACTGAGCGGCCGGATTGCCTCGCGATCGTCCGCGCCATCGCCGGGCTCGGCCGCAGCCTCGACATCACGACGCTGGCGGAAGGCGTGGAGAGCGTCGAACAGCTCGACGCGCTCCGCGCCGAGGGCTGCCACGAGGTGCAGGGATTCCTGTTCAGCCCGGCCCGGCCGGCCTCGGAGATTTGCGGGCTGCTGACGCGGTTCGGGCGGCAGGCGTCGCAGGCGGCGTGA
- a CDS encoding patatin-like phospholipase family protein — MLENLIGRGQGNAPAPDKVGLDSIRRPVIGLALGGGAARGFAHIGILRTLLANGITPDVVVGTSIGAVVGGAYVAGHLDTLEEWARRLQPRNIFGYLDIRLNGSGLIGGSKLAAQLDATLGPILIQDLTQKFASVATEVATGHEIWLTHGRIVDAVRASYALPGIFSPVLIGDRWLVDGALVNPVPVSAARALGAEIVIAANVSSDVFGHGTTIFSHGAAAAAVVAPEPEEPPVQKRGFTRFFSPERFVKQELFGNPERPGISKVMTDAFNIMQDRITRARLAGDPPDLLISPRVGRIGWFDFHRADEIIAHGARAAERAIDSIRETIEEVTPQPKATVPVET, encoded by the coding sequence ATGCTGGAAAACCTGATCGGACGTGGGCAAGGCAACGCGCCGGCACCGGACAAGGTCGGCCTCGACAGCATCCGCCGGCCGGTGATCGGGCTGGCGCTCGGCGGCGGCGCGGCGCGCGGCTTCGCACATATCGGCATCCTGCGCACGCTGCTGGCGAACGGCATCACGCCCGACGTGGTGGTCGGCACCTCGATCGGCGCAGTGGTCGGCGGCGCCTATGTCGCAGGTCATCTCGACACGCTGGAGGAATGGGCGCGCCGGCTGCAACCGCGCAACATTTTCGGCTATCTCGATATCCGGCTCAACGGCTCCGGCCTGATCGGCGGCAGCAAGCTCGCGGCGCAGCTCGACGCCACGCTCGGGCCGATCCTGATCCAGGATCTGACGCAGAAATTCGCCAGCGTCGCCACCGAGGTCGCGACAGGCCACGAGATCTGGCTGACCCACGGCCGGATCGTCGACGCGGTGCGGGCGTCCTACGCCCTGCCCGGCATCTTCTCGCCGGTGCTGATCGGCGACCGCTGGCTGGTCGATGGAGCGCTGGTCAATCCGGTGCCGGTGTCGGCGGCACGCGCGCTCGGCGCCGAGATCGTGATCGCCGCCAACGTCTCCAGCGACGTGTTCGGCCACGGCACCACGATCTTCTCGCACGGCGCGGCGGCAGCCGCTGTCGTCGCACCGGAACCCGAGGAGCCGCCGGTGCAGAAGCGCGGCTTCACCCGGTTCTTCTCTCCGGAGCGGTTCGTCAAACAGGAACTGTTCGGCAATCCGGAACGCCCCGGCATCTCCAAGGTGATGACCGACGCCTTCAACATCATGCAGGACCGCATCACTCGGGCGCGGCTCGCCGGCGACCCGCCCGACCTGTTGATCTCCCCGAGGGTCGGCCGGATCGGCTGGTTCGACTTCCACCGCGCCGACGAGATCATCGCCCACGGCGCCCGCGCCGCCGAACGCGCGATCGATTCGATCCGCGAGACCATCGAAGAAGTCACGCCGCAGCCCAAGGCGACGGTGCCGGTGGAGACCTGA
- a CDS encoding PepSY-associated TM helix domain-containing protein, whose amino-acid sequence MTRRAVRAWVWVHRWSSLVCTLFALLLCLTGLPLIFKDELGPDLKLAATTAPPGSASVDSMVARALAARPGEVVPYLFYDREHPILKVPTAASMTDDPASFHYQVFDTRTGQQIEIPQPNEGFLYVMTRLHLDLFSGVPGTLFLGFMGLLLVVAIVSGVVLYGPFTRRLAFGVVRTDGSRWRTWLDLHNLLGIVTLAWFGVVSFTGVINTLAAPIELAWQANQLVEMAAQAKPAEIEGQRASTDAVLRDVRAAVPGMNVMTVAFPGTPFATPSHVAIFLTGNTPITSRILKPALADASTGQVVSVRDMPWYATALFMSQPLHFGDYGGLPLKIIWALLDAATIVVLISGLYLWWAKRPRRGGAVEAESSAS is encoded by the coding sequence ATGACGCGGCGCGCCGTTCGAGCTTGGGTCTGGGTGCATCGCTGGAGCAGCCTTGTCTGCACGCTGTTCGCGCTGCTGCTGTGCCTGACCGGCCTGCCGCTGATCTTCAAGGACGAGCTTGGTCCTGATCTGAAGCTCGCGGCGACGACCGCGCCACCGGGCAGTGCATCGGTGGACTCGATGGTTGCGCGCGCTCTCGCGGCGCGGCCTGGCGAGGTGGTGCCGTATCTTTTCTACGATCGGGAGCATCCGATCCTGAAGGTGCCGACCGCAGCCTCGATGACGGACGATCCGGCCTCGTTTCACTATCAGGTGTTCGACACCCGCACCGGGCAGCAGATCGAGATCCCGCAGCCCAATGAGGGCTTTTTGTATGTGATGACGCGGCTGCATCTCGACCTGTTCAGCGGAGTGCCGGGCACGCTGTTTCTTGGATTCATGGGCCTGTTGCTGGTCGTTGCGATCGTATCCGGCGTGGTGCTGTACGGTCCGTTCACGCGCCGCCTTGCGTTCGGCGTGGTGCGGACCGACGGCAGCCGCTGGCGCACCTGGCTCGACTTGCACAATCTGCTCGGCATCGTGACGCTGGCCTGGTTCGGTGTCGTCAGCTTCACCGGCGTCATCAACACGCTGGCAGCCCCGATCGAACTCGCCTGGCAGGCCAACCAGCTCGTCGAGATGGCGGCACAGGCCAAGCCGGCCGAGATCGAGGGACAGCGTGCGTCGACCGACGCGGTGCTGCGCGACGTCCGCGCCGCGGTGCCCGGCATGAACGTGATGACGGTGGCGTTTCCCGGCACGCCGTTCGCTACCCCGTCGCACGTCGCGATCTTTCTCACCGGCAACACGCCGATCACCAGCCGTATCCTCAAACCGGCGCTCGCCGACGCGTCGACCGGGCAGGTGGTCTCGGTCCGCGACATGCCGTGGTATGCGACCGCGCTGTTCATGTCGCAGCCGCTGCATTTCGGCGACTATGGCGGGCTGCCGCTGAAAATCATCTGGGCGCTGCTCGACGCCGCGACCATCGTCGTGCTGATCAGCGGTCTGTATCTGTGGTGGGCGAAGCGTCCGCGCCGCGGCGGTGCTGTGGAAGCCGAAAGCTCCGCATCATGA
- a CDS encoding TonB-dependent siderophore receptor gives MGNENKIVAGVAIALSLSGGSEALAQTAREAAVALPPVTVQPAERRAARRAQPAPAAQRAVPARTPAREQATPAARAVDASNTSDRYVARTSATATKTDTPVLETPQSISTVTRRQMDDQNVQTVANALRYSAGVLSDADTNSRFDSVFIRGFGAFGTATNYVSFLDGLKLPRGQAFANTAIDPFLLDRVEVLKGPSAVLYGQTSPGGLVNQISRMPSAVPYNEVRVEGGTYGRIQSGVTSQGALDKDGHWLYRLSAIGRTSGTRYDNVDEQRFAVAPALTWAPDMDTRFTVQSYYQKDPKGGYFNSLYPTSLAPLQYRPYLNSKLNVGDPGFDSFEREQYGIGYQFDRRLNEVVSVKSSLRYSHVDIDFKSLQMNAPLTAIGTIPRWAIRSIEDVGGLSTDNRVQFDFATGALQHKIITGVDYQNTLSNWTYQLGGATALNVVNPLYNQPVGSLASLIDSGQKLSQTGLYAQDQISLGGWRATLGVRHDWAEQSTESRLAGSRSNQSDDKTTYRAGLLYLFDSGVAPYVSYSTSFEPVTGVGADGQPFIPTTAEQYEGGIKYQPTFLPMLFTASVFDIRQQNVLTPSTVPGFNVQQGEVRSKGVELEARGNVTDSLELIGAVTFLDTRVARSSNALIVGNRPQAVPDFFGSMWANYTFQSGPVTGLTFGGGIRHVGASYGDDANTLRAPAYTVVDAALKYDLVNLAPSLKGTTLTLNVNNLFDREYYSSCSSGFYCQFGNRRTVLAGIRYRW, from the coding sequence ATGGGAAACGAGAACAAGATTGTCGCCGGCGTCGCGATTGCGCTGTCGCTGAGTGGCGGCTCCGAAGCGCTGGCGCAGACGGCGCGCGAAGCCGCGGTGGCACTGCCGCCGGTCACCGTGCAGCCCGCCGAGCGTCGCGCCGCGCGACGCGCGCAGCCAGCTCCCGCGGCTCAGCGCGCCGTGCCGGCACGCACTCCGGCGCGCGAACAGGCGACCCCGGCGGCGCGCGCGGTCGACGCCAGCAACACCTCGGATCGCTACGTCGCCCGCACCTCCGCAACAGCGACCAAGACCGACACGCCGGTGCTGGAGACGCCGCAGTCGATCTCGACCGTCACGCGCCGGCAGATGGACGATCAGAACGTTCAGACCGTTGCCAATGCGCTGCGCTACAGCGCCGGCGTGCTGTCGGATGCCGACACCAATTCGCGCTTCGACAGCGTGTTCATCCGCGGCTTCGGCGCGTTCGGCACCGCGACCAACTACGTCAGTTTCCTCGATGGCTTGAAGCTGCCGCGCGGCCAGGCGTTCGCCAACACCGCGATCGATCCGTTCCTGCTCGACCGCGTCGAGGTGCTGAAGGGACCGTCGGCGGTGCTGTACGGGCAGACCAGCCCGGGTGGTCTGGTCAATCAGATCAGCCGGATGCCGAGCGCAGTGCCGTACAACGAGGTCCGCGTCGAGGGCGGCACTTACGGCCGCATCCAGTCCGGCGTCACCAGCCAGGGCGCGCTCGATAAGGACGGCCATTGGCTGTACAGACTGAGTGCGATCGGCCGGACGTCCGGCACGCGCTACGACAATGTCGACGAGCAGCGCTTTGCGGTCGCGCCGGCCCTGACCTGGGCGCCCGACATGGACACGCGGTTCACCGTTCAGAGCTATTATCAGAAGGATCCGAAGGGCGGCTACTTCAACTCGCTGTATCCGACCTCGCTGGCGCCGCTGCAATACCGGCCGTACCTGAACTCCAAGCTCAATGTCGGCGACCCCGGCTTCGACTCGTTCGAGCGCGAGCAGTACGGCATCGGCTATCAGTTCGACAGGCGTCTCAACGAGGTCGTCAGCGTCAAGTCGAGCCTGCGCTATTCGCACGTCGACATCGACTTCAAGTCGTTGCAGATGAACGCGCCGCTCACCGCCATCGGCACGATCCCGCGCTGGGCGATCCGCTCGATCGAGGACGTCGGCGGCCTGTCGACCGACAACCGCGTGCAGTTCGACTTTGCCACCGGCGCGCTGCAGCACAAGATCATCACCGGCGTCGACTATCAGAATACGCTCAGCAACTGGACCTACCAGCTCGGCGGTGCGACCGCGCTCAATGTCGTCAATCCATTGTATAATCAGCCGGTCGGCTCGCTCGCCTCGCTGATCGACAGCGGTCAGAAGCTGTCGCAGACCGGGCTGTACGCGCAGGATCAGATCAGCCTGGGCGGATGGCGCGCCACGCTCGGTGTCCGTCATGATTGGGCCGAGCAGAGCACCGAAAGCCGGCTCGCCGGATCGCGCTCCAATCAGTCGGACGACAAGACTACCTATCGGGCGGGGCTGCTGTATCTGTTCGACAGCGGTGTTGCGCCTTACGTCAGCTACTCGACCTCGTTCGAACCGGTGACCGGCGTCGGCGCGGACGGGCAACCGTTCATCCCGACCACGGCCGAGCAATACGAGGGGGGCATCAAGTATCAGCCGACCTTTCTGCCGATGCTGTTCACGGCGTCCGTGTTCGACATCCGCCAGCAGAACGTCCTGACGCCGTCGACCGTGCCGGGCTTCAACGTGCAGCAGGGCGAGGTCCGTTCCAAGGGAGTCGAATTGGAAGCGCGCGGCAACGTCACCGATAGTCTCGAGCTGATCGGCGCCGTGACGTTCCTCGACACAAGGGTGGCGCGATCGTCGAACGCGCTGATCGTCGGCAATCGACCGCAGGCGGTTCCGGACTTCTTCGGCTCGATGTGGGCGAACTACACGTTCCAGTCCGGCCCGGTCACCGGCCTGACTTTCGGCGGCGGCATCCGCCATGTCGGCGCCAGCTATGGCGACGATGCCAACACGCTGCGGGCGCCGGCCTACACGGTGGTGGATGCGGCATTGAAATACGATCTTGTGAACCTGGCGCCGAGCCTGAAGGGCACGACTCTGACGCTCAACGTCAACAACCTGTTCGACAGGGAGTACTATTCGAGCTGCTCGTCGGGGTTCTACTGCCAGTTCGGCAATCGCCGCACGGTGCTGGCGGGGATCAGGTACCGGTGGTGA
- a CDS encoding TetR/AcrR family transcriptional regulator, protein MPTSTTTSKGGRPRKSDVEAKSLHIIETASRLFAQQGFAATSVEQVVAACGVGKDTVYRRFPSKLALFEGVVEHARVQTLAHFQTTMASQTGDALTQLRAAARWLLATNVDPTLIAFKRIAFSEAIVVGQAVASRTDDPIMDRLLSLIGEAQKAGTLARGDTRFLASQLLNSIAVGPMIDAMLGGTTYASPRAQNAYFDKAWALFLDGAGA, encoded by the coding sequence ATGCCGACTTCGACGACCACTTCCAAAGGCGGCCGCCCGCGCAAGAGCGATGTAGAAGCCAAGTCGCTTCACATCATCGAGACGGCGTCGCGGCTGTTCGCGCAGCAGGGCTTCGCCGCGACCTCGGTCGAACAGGTCGTGGCCGCGTGCGGCGTCGGCAAGGACACCGTGTATCGGCGCTTCCCGTCGAAGCTGGCGTTGTTCGAAGGGGTGGTCGAGCACGCCCGCGTGCAGACGCTGGCGCACTTCCAGACCACGATGGCGAGCCAGACCGGGGATGCGCTGACACAACTTCGCGCGGCGGCACGCTGGCTGCTCGCCACCAACGTCGATCCCACGCTGATCGCGTTCAAGCGCATCGCTTTCAGCGAGGCGATCGTGGTCGGTCAGGCCGTGGCGAGCCGGACCGACGATCCGATCATGGACCGATTGCTGTCGCTGATTGGCGAGGCCCAGAAGGCCGGCACCCTCGCCCGCGGCGATACGCGCTTTCTCGCCAGCCAGCTCCTCAACAGCATCGCCGTGGGGCCGATGATCGATGCGATGCTGGGCGGGACGACTTATGCGTCGCCCCGCGCCCAGAATGCTTATTTCGACAAGGCCTGGGCGCTGTTTCTCGACGGTGCCGGCGCCTGA
- a CDS encoding CBS domain-containing protein: MTVRAILESKGRYIHSVEADARLASAIKTLAERRIGAVLVMHGTRLEGILSERDIVRVLADRGPAALDQPVGAVMTRDVFTCRQDDNVGEIMERMTAGKFRHLPVMEHDRVVGLISIGDIVKSRLSEYEHEQQALHDYIKSA, from the coding sequence ATGACCGTGCGTGCGATTCTCGAATCCAAAGGCCGCTACATTCATAGCGTCGAGGCCGATGCCCGGCTCGCGTCTGCGATCAAGACCCTGGCGGAGCGCCGGATCGGCGCGGTGCTGGTGATGCACGGTACGCGGCTCGAAGGCATCTTGTCGGAGCGCGACATCGTTCGTGTGCTCGCCGACCGCGGCCCGGCTGCGCTGGATCAGCCGGTCGGCGCGGTGATGACCCGCGACGTCTTCACCTGCCGTCAGGACGACAACGTCGGCGAGATCATGGAGCGGATGACAGCCGGCAAATTCCGGCATCTGCCGGTGATGGAGCACGACCGCGTGGTCGGCCTGATCTCGATCGGCGACATCGTCAAATCGCGGCTGTCCGAATACGAGCACGAGCAGCAGGCGCTGCACGACTACATCAAGTCGGCCTGA
- a CDS encoding rhomboid family intramembrane serine protease, whose amino-acid sequence MQAPFESNTAPPQPPREPILTLPAAVTGYVALLAVIHLRTLVSPDFEYWTIEVFGFIPMRYDQTLLDSPFPGGTGAKLWTFVSYSLLHANLSHLLFNVLWLLPFGSALARRFGAARFFVFMAVTGAAGAFAHLLTHPHEIAPMIGASASVSGAMAAAIRFAFVRGSFLSLRRGDADAAARVPAQPLMRALRDPRVLAFLGIWFGINIIFGIGSIAIGNEGASVAWQAHIGGFFAGLLLFSLFDPVPRTPESVPL is encoded by the coding sequence TTGCAAGCTCCGTTCGAATCCAACACCGCTCCGCCGCAGCCGCCGCGCGAGCCGATCCTGACGCTGCCTGCCGCCGTGACCGGTTACGTCGCGCTGCTCGCGGTGATCCATCTGCGCACGCTGGTGTCGCCGGACTTCGAGTATTGGACGATCGAGGTGTTCGGCTTCATCCCGATGCGCTACGACCAAACCCTGCTGGATTCACCTTTTCCGGGCGGAACCGGCGCCAAGCTCTGGACCTTCGTCAGCTATTCGCTGCTTCACGCCAATCTCAGCCACCTGCTGTTCAACGTGCTGTGGCTGCTGCCGTTCGGCAGCGCGCTGGCGCGCCGATTCGGGGCCGCCCGGTTCTTCGTGTTCATGGCCGTGACCGGGGCAGCCGGTGCATTCGCGCATCTTCTCACCCACCCCCACGAAATCGCACCGATGATCGGAGCTTCCGCTTCAGTATCGGGCGCGATGGCGGCGGCGATCCGATTTGCCTTCGTTCGCGGTAGCTTCCTGTCGCTGCGGCGAGGCGATGCCGATGCCGCGGCGCGGGTGCCGGCGCAGCCGTTGATGCGGGCGCTGCGCGATCCGCGGGTGCTGGCGTTCCTCGGCATCTGGTTCGGCATCAACATCATCTTCGGGATCGGCTCGATCGCGATCGGCAATGAGGGCGCCAGCGTCGCCTGGCAGGCGCATATCGGCGGCTTCTTCGCCGGGCTGCTGCTGTTCTCGTTGTTCGACCCGGTGCCGCGCACGCCGGAATCCGTGCCGCTCTGA
- a CDS encoding PAS domain-containing protein, with product MKHPSSQALFAYWDKQRDGAPAPDRSAIEPDALRSQLGEMFVVSCDLPGYPFRFAGTRLNALLGQDLKGQKLTTLFVLEQRRAVQQVLDIVSGDTIAVVAGITATAPNATPVALELLLLPFAQRAHSPLSMTGLLAPLGGRLIGPLSNLRLNSWRTVGQQPRRLPPRKLHKFQVVRGLTVYEGND from the coding sequence ATGAAGCATCCGTCGAGCCAGGCGCTGTTCGCCTATTGGGACAAGCAACGCGACGGCGCCCCCGCCCCGGACCGCAGTGCAATTGAACCAGATGCCCTGCGCAGTCAGCTCGGCGAGATGTTCGTGGTGTCGTGCGATTTGCCCGGCTATCCGTTTCGGTTCGCCGGCACCCGGCTCAACGCCCTGCTCGGCCAGGATCTGAAGGGCCAGAAGCTGACGACGCTGTTCGTGCTGGAGCAGCGCCGCGCGGTGCAACAGGTGCTGGACATCGTGTCGGGAGACACCATCGCCGTGGTCGCAGGCATCACCGCCACCGCGCCGAACGCGACCCCGGTCGCACTGGAACTGCTGCTGCTGCCGTTCGCGCAACGCGCGCACAGCCCGCTGAGCATGACCGGGCTGCTGGCGCCGCTGGGCGGCCGGCTGATCGGCCCGCTGTCGAACCTGCGGCTGAACTCGTGGCGGACCGTCGGCCAGCAGCCGCGGCGGTTGCCGCCACGCAAGCTGCACAAGTTTCAGGTGGTGCGCGGATTGACGGTCTACGAAGGCAACGACTGA
- a CDS encoding Crp/Fnr family transcriptional regulator — translation MAISQSANELLAALPAADFDLLRPHLYTIDLKFGQVLVEAGAPLAQLVFPHGGIVSSVVGLTKADVIEVASIGRNGVIGSEAVHQNVAATGAVVRYPTSASAIDVMHFRYAVDHSAVLRGLMLRYQWSRSVEAEQIAACNAAHSAEARLCRRLLQSRDMAGSDCMQLGQDLMARMLGVKRNTISLIAHALQQQGLIRYSRGRLAITDPDGLMQRACGCYRATRGGFAAVAVDRQPSMVVPRLGSDYAASQSLPS, via the coding sequence ATGGCGATCAGCCAATCGGCCAATGAATTGCTCGCTGCGTTGCCGGCAGCCGACTTCGATCTGCTGCGTCCGCATCTCTATACGATCGATCTGAAGTTCGGTCAGGTTCTGGTCGAGGCGGGTGCGCCGCTCGCGCAACTGGTATTTCCTCACGGCGGCATCGTCTCCAGCGTGGTCGGCCTGACCAAGGCAGACGTGATCGAGGTCGCATCGATCGGCCGGAACGGCGTCATCGGCAGCGAGGCGGTGCACCAGAACGTGGCGGCGACCGGCGCGGTGGTGCGCTATCCCACGTCGGCATCGGCGATCGACGTGATGCATTTCCGCTACGCGGTCGATCACAGCGCGGTGCTGCGGGGCCTGATGCTGCGTTATCAATGGAGCCGTTCGGTCGAGGCCGAGCAGATCGCAGCCTGCAACGCCGCGCATTCGGCCGAAGCCAGGCTGTGCCGTCGCTTGCTGCAATCGCGCGATATGGCTGGTAGCGACTGCATGCAACTCGGTCAGGACCTGATGGCGCGGATGCTCGGGGTCAAGCGCAACACCATCTCGCTGATCGCTCACGCGCTGCAGCAGCAGGGGTTGATCCGCTACAGCCGTGGCCGGCTCGCCATCACCGATCCCGACGGCCTGATGCAGAGGGCCTGCGGGTGCTACAGGGCGACCCGCGGCGGGTTTGCGGCCGTCGCGGTCGACCGTCAGCCCAGCATGGTGGTCCCGCGGCTCGGCTCCGACTACGCCGCGTCTCAGTCGTTGCCTTCGTAG
- a CDS encoding PilZ domain-containing protein, with protein sequence MLLQSPNSQPATLERRRFQRVKVHLLGRYMLPDRREFPCQVINMSPGGLAMLAPGIGNVGDRVIAYLDHVGRVEGKITRIIDNGFAMTLAATPRKRDKLAAQLTWLANRDILNLPEDRRHDRIVPRNPIAILTLDDGSRMSCRIIDMSRSGAAIAAEHRPPLHAQVLLGRVASRVVRHLDDGFALEFIHEQLEETLEDSVTAR encoded by the coding sequence TTGTTGTTGCAGAGCCCCAACAGCCAGCCGGCGACGCTCGAGCGTCGTCGCTTCCAGCGGGTGAAGGTCCACCTGCTCGGACGCTACATGCTGCCCGATCGCCGCGAATTTCCCTGCCAGGTGATCAACATGTCGCCCGGCGGACTGGCGATGCTGGCGCCCGGAATCGGCAACGTCGGCGACCGCGTGATCGCCTATCTCGATCATGTCGGCCGCGTCGAAGGCAAGATCACACGGATCATCGACAACGGCTTTGCGATGACCCTCGCGGCCACCCCGCGCAAGCGCGACAAGCTCGCCGCGCAACTGACCTGGCTGGCCAATCGCGACATCCTCAACCTGCCGGAAGATCGCCGCCACGATCGCATCGTGCCGCGCAACCCGATCGCCATCCTGACGCTCGACGACGGCAGCCGGATGAGCTGCCGTATCATCGACATGTCGCGCTCCGGCGCCGCGATCGCCGCGGAGCATCGCCCGCCGCTGCACGCGCAAGTCCTGCTCGGACGGGTCGCGTCGCGCGTCGTCCGTCACCTCGACGACGGCTTCGCGCTGGAGTTCATCCACGAGCAGCTCGAAGAAACGCTCGAAGACAGCGTTACCGCGCGGTGA